TAAAAAATCGGGTGGCATTGGCGAAACCATCAGCGTTATCGTCCAGGCGCTGCTGCTGGCGCTGGTTATCCGCAGCCTGCTTTTCCAGCCATTCAGTATTCCGTCCGGCTCAATGCGCCCGACGCTTCTCGAAGGCGACTATTTGTTTGTGTCGAAATATGCCTATGGCTATTCGCGCTATTCACTGCCTTTTGGTCTTGACCTCTTCAATGGTCGTATCTGGGGTGCAGAACCGAAGCGCGGCGACGTTGTAGTTTTCAAGCTGCCAAGCGACACCAATATTGATTATATCAAACGCGTGATTGGCCTTCCGGGTGACCGCGTGCAGATGCGCGGCGGCGTGCTTTATATCAATGATGTTGCTGTTAAGCGTGAGCGCGTTGGCACCATTGATAATCCCGATGTTACGGAAGTTAATCGTCCGGTTGAAGTTTATCGCGAAACACTGCCAAATGGCGTGACTTACGATACGCTTGATCTTGCACCAAATTCCATTGGTGACGATACCCGCGTATTCGAAGTTCCTGCCGGTCATTATTTCATGATGGGCGACAATCGCGATAACTCGCTCGATAGCCGATTTGGTGTTGGCTACGTGCCTTATGAAAATCTCGTTGGTCGCGCTAATATCATCTTCTTCTCGATTGCTGATAAGGCAAGCCCGCTCGAAATCTGGAAGTGGCCATCTGACGTTCGGTTCAGCCGTCTTTTTACTTGGGTAAGTGGTGAGCCGCACACTGCTGTCACCGGAAACTGAGATGGTTTCGACAGATTTAGCAGCGTCGATTCTTCAAGAGCGCACAGGACACCGTTTTCTCAATCTGAAACGGCTTGAACGTGCGCTCACGCACTCGAGTGTGCAGGCACCATCGCGTGCCAATTATGAGCGACTTGAATTTCTTGGTGATCGCGTACTTGGTCTGGTGGTTGCCGAAATGCTTTTTGAGGAATTCCCGGATGCGCCGGAAGGCGAATTGTCGGTGCGTCTGAAT
This genomic stretch from Brucella pseudogrignonensis harbors:
- the lepB gene encoding signal peptidase I encodes the protein MSVSSKSETKKSGGIGETISVIVQALLLALVIRSLLFQPFSIPSGSMRPTLLEGDYLFVSKYAYGYSRYSLPFGLDLFNGRIWGAEPKRGDVVVFKLPSDTNIDYIKRVIGLPGDRVQMRGGVLYINDVAVKRERVGTIDNPDVTEVNRPVEVYRETLPNGVTYDTLDLAPNSIGDDTRVFEVPAGHYFMMGDNRDNSLDSRFGVGYVPYENLVGRANIIFFSIADKASPLEIWKWPSDVRFSRLFTWVSGEPHTAVTGN